Proteins encoded in a region of the Ruegeria sp. AD91A genome:
- the xsc gene encoding sulfoacetaldehyde acetyltransferase, whose translation MKMTTEEAFVKVLQMHGIEHAFGIIGSAMMPISDLFPKAGIMFWDCAHEGSAGMMADGYTRATGKMSMMIAQNGPGITNFVTAVKTAYWNHTPLLLVTPQAANKTIGQGGFQEVEQMKLFEDMVAYQEEVRDPTRVCEVLNRVIMQAKRASAPAQLNIPRDMWTQVIDVDLPAIVDFERPSGGETAVAQAAELLSNAKNPVILNGAGVVLSKGGIEASKALAERLNAPVCVGYQHNDAFPGNHPLFAGPLGYNGSKAGMELISEADVVLCLGTRLNPFSTLPGYGMEYWPANAKIIQVDINPDRIGLTKTVTVGIVGDAAKVAQGILAQLSDTAGDEGRKERKERIAQKKSAWAQELTSMTHEDDDPGTTWNQRARDAKPDWMSPRMAWRAIQAALPKEAIISSDIGNNCAIGNAYPSFEEGRKYLAPGLFGPCGYGLPAIVGAKIGCPDVPVVGFAGDGAFGIAVNELTAIGREEWPAVTQIVFRNYQWGAEKRNSTLWFDDNFVGTELDTKVSYAGIAQACGLKGVVARTQDELTAALNQAIEDQKNGITTLIEALINQELGEPFRRDAMKKPVAVAGISADEMKDQEA comes from the coding sequence ATGAAGATGACGACGGAAGAGGCGTTTGTTAAGGTTCTGCAGATGCACGGGATTGAGCATGCGTTTGGGATCATTGGATCTGCGATGATGCCGATCTCTGATTTGTTCCCGAAGGCCGGGATCATGTTCTGGGACTGTGCTCATGAAGGCAGTGCGGGGATGATGGCGGATGGCTATACCCGAGCGACCGGCAAGATGTCGATGATGATTGCGCAGAACGGCCCCGGCATCACCAATTTCGTGACCGCCGTGAAGACGGCTTACTGGAACCACACCCCGCTGCTGCTGGTGACGCCGCAGGCGGCGAACAAGACCATCGGTCAGGGCGGCTTCCAGGAAGTCGAGCAGATGAAGCTGTTCGAGGACATGGTCGCCTATCAGGAAGAGGTCCGCGACCCGACCCGCGTCTGCGAGGTTCTGAACCGTGTGATCATGCAGGCCAAGCGCGCCAGCGCGCCGGCTCAGCTGAACATCCCGCGTGATATGTGGACTCAGGTGATCGATGTTGATCTGCCCGCCATCGTCGATTTCGAACGCCCCTCGGGCGGCGAAACCGCCGTGGCACAGGCGGCCGAGCTGCTGTCGAACGCCAAGAACCCCGTTATCCTGAACGGTGCGGGCGTTGTCCTGTCCAAGGGCGGGATCGAGGCGTCGAAGGCACTGGCCGAGCGTCTGAATGCGCCGGTCTGCGTCGGCTATCAGCACAACGACGCCTTCCCCGGCAACCACCCGCTGTTTGCCGGCCCTCTGGGCTATAACGGTTCGAAGGCCGGGATGGAGCTGATCAGCGAGGCTGATGTTGTTCTGTGTCTTGGCACCCGTCTGAACCCGTTCTCGACCCTGCCGGGCTATGGCATGGAATACTGGCCGGCGAATGCCAAGATCATCCAGGTCGACATCAACCCCGACCGCATCGGCCTGACCAAAACTGTCACCGTCGGTATCGTCGGTGATGCGGCCAAGGTGGCCCAAGGCATTCTGGCCCAGCTGAGCGACACCGCCGGTGACGAAGGCCGCAAGGAGCGCAAGGAACGCATTGCGCAGAAAAAATCCGCCTGGGCGCAGGAGCTGACCTCGATGACCCACGAGGATGACGATCCGGGCACCACCTGGAACCAGCGCGCCCGTGACGCCAAGCCGGACTGGATGAGCCCGCGCATGGCGTGGCGCGCGATTCAGGCGGCGCTGCCGAAAGAGGCGATCATCTCGTCCGATATCGGCAACAACTGCGCCATCGGCAACGCCTATCCGTCGTTTGAAGAGGGCCGCAAGTACCTGGCGCCGGGCCTGTTCGGCCCCTGCGGCTATGGGCTGCCCGCCATCGTCGGCGCCAAGATCGGCTGCCCGGACGTTCCGGTTGTGGGCTTTGCCGGTGATGGTGCATTCGGCATCGCGGTGAACGAACTGACCGCGATCGGCCGCGAGGAATGGCCTGCCGTGACCCAGATCGTCTTCCGCAACTATCAGTGGGGCGCGGAAAAGCGCAACTCGACCCTGTGGTTTGACGACAACTTCGTGGGCACCGAGCTGGACACCAAAGTGTCTTACGCCGGTATTGCGCAGGCCTGTGGTCTGAAGGGCGTCGTTGCCCGCACCCAGGACGAGCTGACCGCGGCGCTGAACCAAGCGATCGAGGACCAGAAGAACGGCATCACCACGCTGATCGAGGCCCTGATCAACCAGGAACTCGGCGAACCCTTCCGCCGCGACGCAATGAAAAAACCCGTCGCAGTCGCCGGAATCTCAGCCGACGAAATGAAAGATCAGGAAGCTTGA
- a CDS encoding DmsC/YnfH family molybdoenzyme membrane anchor subunit — protein sequence MHPAPSVILFTTLSGLGFGLLFFLGLGFPAVSGWIAFVFFAIAYGLAVGGLLASTFHLGHPERALKAFTQWKTSWLSREGWCAVLALVIMGLYAIGVVFLDQRWSFLGWIGAVLSLATVFTTSMIYTQLKTIPRWNMNLTPAMFLSFSLAGGALLAGQTSAALPLLLIAALVQILYWRKGDQAFASSGTDLGTATGLGARGSVRAFEPPHTGTNYLLREFVHVVGRKHAEKLRVISFVLAFVLPVLLLLLPFNHVFALLAVASHLAGVATSRWLFFAQAEHVVGLYYGKR from the coding sequence ATGCATCCCGCACCCTCCGTCATCCTGTTCACCACCCTGTCAGGTCTGGGATTTGGACTGCTGTTCTTCCTTGGCCTGGGGTTTCCGGCTGTCTCGGGTTGGATAGCTTTTGTGTTCTTCGCCATTGCCTATGGTCTGGCCGTCGGCGGGCTTTTGGCCTCGACGTTCCACCTCGGCCATCCGGAACGGGCCTTGAAGGCCTTCACTCAATGGAAAACCAGCTGGCTCAGCCGTGAAGGTTGGTGTGCCGTACTCGCGCTGGTCATCATGGGACTCTATGCGATTGGCGTGGTGTTTCTTGACCAACGCTGGAGTTTTCTGGGTTGGATCGGCGCAGTGCTGTCGCTGGCCACAGTGTTTACGACCTCGATGATCTACACGCAGCTCAAGACCATCCCACGCTGGAATATGAACCTGACACCCGCCATGTTCCTCAGCTTCAGCCTGGCCGGCGGTGCATTGCTGGCTGGTCAGACAAGCGCAGCTCTACCTCTGCTGCTGATCGCGGCGCTGGTGCAGATCCTGTACTGGCGCAAGGGGGATCAGGCGTTTGCATCATCGGGAACGGACCTGGGAACAGCCACCGGGCTTGGCGCACGCGGCTCCGTCCGCGCCTTTGAGCCGCCGCATACCGGAACCAATTATCTACTGCGGGAGTTTGTTCACGTGGTGGGTCGCAAACACGCAGAGAAACTGCGGGTAATCTCGTTTGTTCTGGCCTTTGTACTGCCGGTTTTGCTTCTGCTATTGCCGTTCAATCACGTCTTCGCCCTGTTGGCTGTGGCATCCCACCTGGCAGGCGTGGCAACGTCGCGCTGGTTGTTTTTTGCGCAGGCCGAACATGTCGTCGGGCTCTACTACGGGAAACGGTAG
- a CDS encoding molybdopterin oxidoreductase family protein, with product MTHQQPILETSPKVSDEVRKTTCYMCACRCGINVHMKDGKVAYIEGNRDHPVNKGVLCAKGSAGIMQVNAPSRLRKPLKRVGPRGSGEFREIEWDEALSTAVGWLNELHETAPQKLAFFTGRDQSQSFTSFWAQNFGTPNYAAHGGFCSVNMAAGGIYTMGGAFWEFGQPDWDHTKLFMLFGVAEDHDSNPIKMGIGKIKARGARMIGVNPIRSGYNAVADDWVGITPGTDGLFILSLIHVLMKAGKIDLDYLSRYTNAPVLLNASEGAEKGLFLRDEDGKPLVIDRKTGKPTAFDKPGVRPDLSATYDKDGVTHRPVFHLMAEKYLSDEHAPEAVANRCGIPAQRIRAIAAEIARVAFDEAIELDQEWVDFRGEKHTKMTGRPVSFHAMRGISAHANGFQTCRALHVLQILLGTVEVPGGFRFKPPYPKPVEAHPTPHGDRRPGRPLNGPHLGFPRGPEDLLLDDCGTPQRIDKAFTWENPMSVHGLMHMVISNAAAGDPYKIDTLFMYMANMSWNSSMNTKGVMEMLTAKTEDGNYVIPRIIYSDAYSSEMVAYADLILPDTTYLERHDCISLLDRPICEADAAADAIRWPVVEPDRDVRGFQSVLIELANRMSLPGFTNEDGSPKWKDYADYIVNHERRPGIGPLAGFRGPDGDKEGRGEVNPNQLNQYIENGGFYVAHIPEGADYYKPWNTAYQDWAVGMGIYDSPQPYLFQLYSEPMRRFQLAAEGHGDRQPPEHLRQRIKDTMDPLPIWYETDQQGNEGFTVNALTQRPMAMYHSWGTQNAWLRQLHGHNPLYVPTKLMREHNLQDGDWAKVSSPHGEITVPVMEMAALNDNTVWTWNAIGKRKGAWALQNDAPEATKGFLLNHLIHELLPSKEDGMRWANSDPITGQAAWFDLKVKIEKTDAPADAQSQPNFDPIQSPVGTGPENLVWKVGK from the coding sequence ATGACCCATCAGCAGCCGATCCTTGAAACGTCTCCGAAAGTTTCGGACGAGGTCCGCAAAACCACCTGTTATATGTGCGCCTGCCGCTGCGGCATCAACGTTCACATGAAAGACGGCAAGGTTGCCTATATTGAAGGAAACCGAGACCACCCGGTCAACAAGGGTGTGCTGTGTGCCAAGGGCTCTGCCGGGATTATGCAGGTCAACGCCCCCTCTCGCCTACGCAAACCGCTCAAGCGTGTCGGCCCACGCGGCTCGGGTGAATTTCGCGAAATCGAGTGGGACGAGGCGCTCAGCACTGCTGTTGGCTGGCTGAACGAACTGCATGAAACCGCACCGCAAAAGCTGGCCTTCTTCACTGGCCGCGACCAGAGTCAGAGCTTCACCAGTTTCTGGGCCCAGAATTTCGGCACTCCGAACTATGCAGCCCATGGCGGCTTCTGCTCGGTCAACATGGCCGCCGGCGGTATTTACACGATGGGTGGCGCGTTTTGGGAGTTTGGTCAGCCCGATTGGGATCACACCAAACTGTTCATGCTCTTTGGCGTGGCCGAGGATCACGACAGCAACCCGATAAAAATGGGGATTGGCAAGATCAAGGCACGCGGCGCGCGGATGATCGGCGTGAATCCTATCCGCTCGGGCTATAACGCTGTTGCCGATGACTGGGTCGGCATCACACCCGGAACGGATGGGCTGTTCATTTTGTCGCTGATCCACGTGCTGATGAAAGCCGGCAAGATCGATCTGGATTACCTGAGCCGCTATACCAATGCGCCGGTTCTGTTGAACGCTAGCGAGGGTGCGGAAAAGGGTCTGTTCCTGCGCGACGAGGACGGCAAGCCGCTGGTTATTGATCGCAAAACGGGCAAGCCAACCGCATTCGACAAGCCCGGCGTGCGCCCGGACCTGTCGGCGACCTATGACAAGGACGGTGTGACGCACCGTCCCGTTTTCCACCTGATGGCCGAGAAATACCTCAGCGACGAACACGCGCCCGAGGCGGTGGCCAATCGCTGTGGCATCCCCGCCCAACGTATCCGGGCTATTGCCGCCGAAATCGCCCGGGTCGCCTTTGACGAAGCGATCGAACTGGATCAGGAATGGGTTGATTTTCGGGGTGAAAAGCACACCAAGATGACTGGTCGTCCCGTCAGCTTCCATGCCATGCGGGGCATTTCGGCCCATGCCAACGGATTCCAGACCTGCCGCGCTCTGCACGTGCTTCAGATCCTGCTGGGAACAGTCGAGGTGCCAGGCGGTTTCCGCTTCAAGCCACCCTACCCCAAACCGGTTGAAGCGCACCCGACCCCCCATGGCGACAGGCGACCAGGACGCCCGCTGAACGGCCCGCATCTGGGCTTTCCACGGGGTCCCGAAGACCTGCTGCTGGACGACTGCGGTACACCTCAGCGCATCGACAAGGCATTTACCTGGGAAAACCCGATGTCCGTGCACGGGTTGATGCATATGGTGATCTCGAACGCGGCTGCCGGTGATCCCTACAAGATCGACACGCTGTTCATGTATATGGCGAACATGTCGTGGAACTCCTCCATGAACACCAAAGGTGTGATGGAGATGCTGACGGCCAAAACCGAAGACGGCAATTACGTCATCCCGCGCATCATTTACTCCGATGCCTATTCTTCGGAAATGGTGGCTTATGCCGACTTGATCCTGCCCGACACCACCTATCTCGAGCGGCACGACTGTATCTCTCTGCTGGATCGCCCGATCTGCGAGGCCGACGCCGCAGCAGACGCCATTCGCTGGCCGGTGGTCGAACCCGACCGTGACGTGCGTGGCTTCCAGTCGGTTCTGATCGAACTGGCCAACCGCATGAGCCTGCCGGGTTTCACGAATGAGGACGGCAGCCCAAAGTGGAAAGACTACGCAGATTACATCGTCAACCACGAACGACGTCCCGGCATCGGCCCGCTGGCCGGCTTCCGGGGGCCGGACGGCGACAAGGAAGGCCGCGGCGAAGTCAATCCGAACCAGCTGAACCAGTATATCGAAAACGGCGGGTTTTATGTGGCGCATATCCCGGAAGGCGCGGATTACTACAAGCCGTGGAACACCGCGTATCAGGACTGGGCCGTGGGGATGGGCATCTATGACAGCCCTCAGCCCTATCTGTTCCAGCTCTATTCCGAACCGATGCGCCGTTTCCAGCTGGCTGCCGAAGGTCACGGAGACCGCCAGCCGCCCGAGCACCTGCGCCAGCGCATCAAGGACACCATGGATCCGCTGCCGATCTGGTACGAAACCGACCAGCAGGGCAATGAAGGCTTCACCGTCAACGCCCTGACCCAACGCCCAATGGCCATGTATCACAGTTGGGGTACACAGAACGCTTGGCTGCGCCAATTGCACGGGCACAACCCGCTTTATGTCCCGACCAAACTAATGCGAGAACACAACCTGCAAGACGGAGACTGGGCAAAAGTCAGTTCCCCCCATGGTGAGATCACCGTGCCTGTGATGGAGATGGCCGCGCTGAACGACAACACGGTCTGGACGTGGAACGCAATCGGCAAACGCAAAGGTGCCTGGGCCTTGCAGAACGACGCGCCGGAGGCGACCAAAGGTTTCCTGCTCAACCACCTGATTCACGAATTGCTGCCGTCCAAAGAAGATGGAATGCGCTGGGCCAACTCGGACCCGATCACAGGTCAGGCGGCATGGTTCGACCTGAAGGTTAAAATCGAAAAAACCGACGCGCCCGCCGATGCGCAAAGCCAGCCGAATTTCGACCCGATCCAATCTCCGGTCGGAACCGGCCCTGAGAACCTGGTCTGGAAGGTGGGCAAATGA
- a CDS encoding helix-turn-helix transcriptional regulator, giving the protein MWEAAAAGFSAMGSEARLKVLKTLVRAGEAGLTVGEIQDRTGIAPSTLAHHLRFLAAGGVVEQERVGRTTINRASYDELRNLAQFILSECCADEVGKAANDG; this is encoded by the coding sequence TTGTGGGAAGCTGCTGCTGCCGGATTTTCGGCCATGGGCTCTGAAGCCCGGCTGAAAGTCCTCAAGACCCTGGTCAGGGCCGGTGAAGCCGGATTGACCGTTGGCGAGATACAGGATCGGACGGGGATCGCCCCGTCGACCCTGGCCCATCACCTGCGGTTTCTTGCGGCCGGTGGTGTGGTCGAACAGGAAAGGGTCGGTCGAACCACGATCAACCGGGCCAGTTACGACGAATTGAGAAATCTTGCGCAATTCATTCTCAGCGAGTGTTGCGCCGACGAAGTTGGAAAGGCTGCGAACGATGGCTGA
- a CDS encoding PLP-dependent aminotransferase family protein, which produces MGISVDTFFLELNGQGTLQAQIQQMIAEGILSGRFHVGEKLPSSRKLAAHLGVSRITVTLAYTELLANDYLTAKGRSGYYVSHNAPVPPKYSPVQRGTESIDWDKALARRFLDSDVLPKPSDWREYRYPFIYGQADRTLFDHANWRLCAVRALGHKDFDSLTGDYVDQDDPLLIEFIARHTLPRRGIAARPEEILITLGAQNALWLASRILLTHNRTAVIEDPCYYALRSLLNHWDCAVTPLSVDRDGLPPDTIPDEADVIFTTPSHQSPTTATMPIDRRNQLLDRARDLDAMVVEDDYEFEMAFRGAPSPALKSMDRDGRVIYVGSFSKSLFPGLRLGYMVGSEPFIREARALRSLVLRHPPGHIQRTAAYFLSLGHYDAQIRRMSKALQERRDAMDKAIAESGLTVAGRGVIGGSSMWMSAPEHVDTTQLALRLQNQGVHIEPGASFFSGPDRPRNFYRLGYSSIPTDRIAPGVKLIADAIRAV; this is translated from the coding sequence ATGGGGATTTCGGTCGATACATTCTTTCTTGAACTCAATGGTCAGGGCACGTTGCAGGCCCAGATCCAGCAGATGATTGCCGAAGGCATCTTGTCCGGTCGCTTTCACGTCGGAGAAAAACTACCTTCGTCACGCAAACTGGCCGCACATCTGGGTGTCAGCCGAATTACGGTGACGCTGGCGTATACCGAATTGTTGGCCAATGATTATCTGACGGCCAAGGGGCGATCAGGATATTACGTATCGCATAACGCACCGGTCCCTCCCAAGTATTCGCCTGTCCAGCGCGGCACCGAATCCATTGATTGGGACAAAGCATTGGCACGCCGCTTTCTGGACAGTGACGTTCTGCCAAAACCCAGCGACTGGCGAGAGTACCGTTACCCGTTCATCTACGGGCAGGCCGACCGGACTTTGTTTGACCACGCCAACTGGAGGTTATGCGCCGTCCGCGCGTTGGGGCATAAAGATTTCGATTCACTGACCGGAGATTACGTGGATCAGGATGATCCGTTGTTGATCGAATTTATTGCCCGACACACTCTACCACGCCGTGGCATCGCAGCCCGCCCTGAAGAGATATTGATTACCCTAGGCGCACAGAACGCGCTCTGGCTGGCATCGCGCATTTTGCTGACCCATAACCGTACCGCCGTCATAGAAGACCCTTGCTACTACGCGCTTCGAAGCCTTCTGAACCATTGGGACTGCGCCGTCACACCCTTGAGTGTCGATCGGGACGGATTGCCGCCCGACACGATTCCTGACGAAGCTGACGTCATCTTTACCACCCCCAGCCATCAAAGCCCGACGACCGCGACGATGCCGATCGACCGCCGCAACCAATTGCTGGATCGAGCACGCGATCTCGACGCGATGGTTGTCGAGGATGACTATGAGTTTGAAATGGCCTTTCGGGGTGCGCCTTCGCCGGCACTGAAATCCATGGATCGGGATGGCCGCGTGATTTACGTCGGCAGCTTTTCCAAGTCGCTGTTTCCAGGGTTGCGACTCGGGTACATGGTCGGCTCAGAACCTTTTATCCGCGAGGCACGTGCGCTTCGCTCATTGGTCCTGCGCCACCCACCAGGCCACATTCAGCGCACGGCGGCGTATTTCCTGTCGTTGGGCCACTACGACGCGCAAATTCGGCGTATGTCGAAAGCTTTGCAAGAGCGGCGCGACGCGATGGACAAAGCCATCGCGGAAAGTGGGCTGACCGTGGCTGGACGGGGTGTGATTGGCGGTTCTTCAATGTGGATGTCAGCCCCTGAGCATGTCGACACAACGCAACTGGCATTAAGACTGCAAAACCAGGGTGTTCACATTGAACCGGGTGCGTCGTTTTTCTCGGGACCGGACAGGCCACGGAATTTCTACCGCCTTGGCTACTCCTCAATTCCAACTGACCGCATCGCGCCCGGTGTGAAACTGATCGCAGACGCAATTCGGGCCGTTTAA
- the pta gene encoding phosphate acetyltransferase, with amino-acid sequence MTMTPIELLRQSAPASRPVISLCEGSDPRVVAGALAAQQTGLADVILVGPQAEVEAALKNQNAAPSESVMVHDPATSDLTEEFAQTYFELRQHKGVDPTKARAAVETPPVYAAMLVRSGRATGTVGGAVHTTGNIVRAAIQVIGMAPDAGMVSSFFLMYPPENAQPGARAMLYSDCGLVIDPSADELSKIAVASAKSARALLRVDPKIAMLSFSTKGSASHPDVDKVIEATETLRQISPDLEVDGELQFDAAFVPSVGDRKSPGSSVAGQANVMVFPNLDAGNIGYKITQRLGGYAAIGPVLQGLAQPANDLSRGCSAEDVTQMIAVTALQAIRE; translated from the coding sequence ATGACAATGACACCCATTGAGCTGTTGCGTCAGAGCGCCCCGGCCTCCCGCCCTGTGATTTCTTTATGCGAAGGCAGTGATCCCCGCGTTGTTGCGGGGGCGCTGGCCGCCCAGCAGACCGGGCTGGCTGATGTCATTCTGGTCGGCCCACAAGCCGAAGTCGAAGCCGCCCTCAAAAACCAGAATGCCGCTCCCTCTGAGAGTGTCATGGTTCACGACCCGGCGACCTCGGACCTGACCGAGGAATTTGCCCAAACCTATTTTGAACTGCGCCAACACAAGGGCGTCGATCCAACCAAGGCCCGTGCCGCCGTTGAAACACCGCCTGTCTATGCCGCCATGCTGGTACGCAGCGGGCGGGCCACTGGAACCGTAGGTGGCGCCGTTCACACGACCGGAAACATTGTACGCGCGGCCATTCAGGTGATCGGCATGGCCCCGGATGCAGGAATGGTATCGTCCTTTTTCCTGATGTACCCGCCGGAAAACGCACAGCCCGGAGCGCGGGCAATGCTCTATTCGGACTGCGGTCTGGTCATCGATCCCAGCGCCGACGAGTTGAGCAAAATTGCCGTCGCCTCGGCCAAGTCGGCGCGGGCACTGCTGAGGGTTGACCCCAAAATCGCCATGCTCAGCTTCTCGACCAAGGGCAGCGCAAGCCATCCCGATGTAGACAAGGTGATCGAAGCCACCGAAACACTGCGCCAGATTTCCCCGGATCTCGAGGTCGATGGCGAGCTTCAGTTCGACGCGGCCTTCGTGCCCTCGGTCGGGGATCGCAAATCGCCCGGATCTTCGGTCGCCGGTCAGGCCAACGTGATGGTCTTTCCCAATCTCGACGCCGGCAATATCGGCTACAAGATCACTCAAAGGCTGGGTGGCTATGCCGCGATCGGCCCGGTTTTGCAGGGGCTGGCCCAGCCTGCCAACGACCTGTCCCGCGGATGCAGCGCCGAAGATGTGACCCAGATGATCGCCGTGACCGCACTGCAAGCTATCAGGGAATAA
- a CDS encoding 4Fe-4S dicluster domain-containing protein — protein sequence MTQLPNSTDRKMGLVIDLDTCVGCHACVVSCKGWNTENYGAPLSDQDAYGANPSGTFLNRVHSYEVQPADGHAQLIHFPKSCLHCEDAPCVTVCPTGASYKRVEDGIVLVNEIDCIGCGLCAWSCPYGARELDMAEGVMKKCTLCVDRIYNENLPEVDRIPSCVRTCPAGARHFGDLGDPDSDVSQLVAERGGMDLMPEMGTKPVNKYLPPRPKDTVEDQIDILAPLLAPIADEPKGFLGWLDKTLEKL from the coding sequence ATGACCCAGCTACCAAACTCCACCGACCGCAAGATGGGTCTGGTCATCGACCTGGACACCTGTGTTGGCTGCCACGCCTGCGTTGTTTCCTGTAAAGGCTGGAACACTGAAAACTACGGGGCCCCGCTTTCGGATCAGGACGCCTACGGTGCAAACCCTTCGGGCACCTTCCTCAACCGCGTGCATTCCTACGAAGTGCAACCTGCCGATGGGCACGCCCAGCTGATCCACTTCCCAAAATCCTGCCTGCATTGCGAAGACGCGCCCTGCGTTACCGTTTGCCCCACCGGAGCCAGCTACAAGCGGGTCGAGGATGGCATCGTGTTGGTCAATGAAATCGATTGTATCGGATGCGGCCTGTGCGCCTGGTCCTGCCCCTACGGTGCGCGGGAACTGGATATGGCCGAAGGCGTGATGAAGAAATGCACACTTTGTGTTGACCGCATCTACAACGAGAACCTCCCAGAAGTCGACCGTATCCCCTCCTGTGTTCGCACCTGCCCTGCGGGCGCAAGGCACTTTGGCGATCTGGGCGACCCTGACAGCGATGTCAGCCAGCTGGTTGCAGAACGAGGCGGCATGGATTTGATGCCGGAAATGGGCACCAAACCCGTCAACAAATACCTGCCCCCGCGCCCCAAGGACACAGTGGAAGACCAGATCGACATACTGGCCCCCCTGCTGGCACCCATCGCCGACGAGCCCAAAGGGTTCCTCGGCTGGCTCGACAAGACGTTGGAGAAACTCTGA
- the dapA gene encoding 4-hydroxy-tetrahydrodipicolinate synthase — MFKGSMPALVTPFNNGELDLKTLKHFVDWQISEGSTGLVPVGTTGESPTLSHEEHETVIEEVVKTAAGRVPVIAGAGSNNTVEAVRFVQFAEKVGADAALVVTPYYNKPTQRGLIAHFEALHAAADIPIIIYNIPGRSVIDMTPATMGELAKLPRIVGVKDATGDLARVSQQRAACGADFCQLSGEDATALGFNAHGGVGCISVTANVAPKLCAEFQQATLAGDYAKALEYQDKLMPLHEAIFIEPGLVGAKYALSKLGLCSTEVRSPLTELEDSTKDAIEAAMAHAGLI, encoded by the coding sequence ATGTTCAAAGGCTCGATGCCAGCCCTCGTCACCCCGTTCAACAACGGCGAGTTGGACCTGAAGACGCTCAAACATTTTGTGGATTGGCAGATATCCGAAGGTTCGACCGGGCTGGTGCCTGTCGGAACCACCGGCGAAAGCCCGACGCTCAGCCACGAAGAGCATGAAACGGTAATCGAAGAGGTTGTCAAAACGGCCGCGGGCCGCGTTCCGGTCATTGCCGGTGCCGGGTCGAACAACACGGTCGAAGCTGTCCGCTTCGTTCAATTCGCTGAAAAAGTCGGGGCGGATGCCGCGCTGGTCGTTACGCCGTATTACAACAAACCGACTCAGCGCGGTCTGATCGCGCATTTCGAGGCTCTGCATGCGGCCGCGGATATCCCGATCATCATCTACAACATTCCAGGCCGTTCAGTCATTGATATGACGCCTGCCACAATGGGTGAACTGGCCAAGCTTCCCCGTATCGTCGGGGTCAAGGATGCAACGGGCGACCTGGCCCGTGTCAGCCAGCAGCGCGCTGCCTGTGGCGCAGATTTCTGCCAACTGTCCGGCGAAGACGCCACGGCCCTTGGGTTCAATGCCCATGGTGGTGTTGGCTGCATCTCGGTGACTGCAAACGTGGCACCCAAGCTCTGCGCCGAATTCCAGCAGGCCACGCTGGCTGGAGATTATGCAAAAGCGTTGGAGTATCAGGACAAACTGATGCCGCTGCATGAGGCGATCTTCATCGAGCCGGGCCTTGTCGGTGCCAAATATGCGCTCAGCAAACTGGGCCTTTGTAGTACCGAAGTCCGCTCCCCTCTGACCGAGCTGGAAGACAGCACCAAGGATGCAATTGAGGCCGCAATGGCCCATGCTGGCCTGATCTGA